A genomic window from Pseudonocardia broussonetiae includes:
- a CDS encoding response regulator transcription factor: MRVVLAEDSLLLREGLVRLLDEAGATVVAAVGDGDALVEAVVEHRPDVAVVDVRMPPTFTDEGLRAALTVRERVPGTAILVLSQYVEETYAADLLGGGGGVGYLLKDRVARLDDLADALRRVVDGGTVLDPEVVSALFARRRRRDPLETLSPREREVLGLMAEGRTNAAIGRALVVGQGAVEKHISSIFGKLGLPPSGDDHRRVMAVLTWLGV, from the coding sequence ATGAGGGTCGTGCTGGCGGAGGACTCCCTGCTCCTGCGGGAGGGGCTGGTCCGGCTGCTCGACGAGGCCGGGGCGACGGTCGTGGCCGCGGTCGGCGACGGGGACGCCCTGGTCGAGGCCGTGGTCGAGCACCGGCCCGACGTCGCCGTCGTCGACGTCCGGATGCCGCCGACGTTCACCGACGAGGGCCTGCGCGCCGCCCTGACCGTGCGGGAGCGCGTGCCCGGGACGGCGATCCTGGTGCTGTCGCAGTACGTCGAGGAGACCTACGCCGCCGACCTGCTCGGCGGCGGCGGGGGAGTGGGCTACCTGCTGAAAGACCGCGTCGCGCGCCTCGACGACCTGGCCGACGCCCTGCGCCGCGTCGTCGACGGCGGCACCGTCCTCGACCCCGAGGTGGTGTCCGCGCTGTTCGCCCGGCGCCGGCGCCGCGACCCGCTGGAGACGCTCTCGCCCCGCGAGCGCGAGGTGCTCGGGCTGATGGCGGAGGGGCGGACGAACGCCGCGATCGGGCGGGCGCTCGTCGTCGGGCAGGGGGCCGTGGAGAAGCACATCTCGTCGATCTTCGGGAAGCTCGGGCTGCCGCCCTCGGGCGACGACCACCGACGGGTCATGGCCGTTCTCACCTGGTTGGGGGTCTGA
- a CDS encoding FitA-like ribbon-helix-helix domain-containing protein, whose translation MRQLITRLDDDLHARLKARAQAEGRSVNALVVEALERVTGAPVDARAAVRQRAREAGLVVTPPVPARPEPRDRVIASTRGAGTSVGEALAAERDAS comes from the coding sequence GTGCGCCAGCTCATCACCCGCCTCGACGACGACCTGCACGCCCGGCTCAAGGCCCGGGCGCAGGCCGAGGGCCGGTCGGTGAACGCGCTGGTGGTCGAGGCGCTGGAACGCGTCACGGGTGCGCCGGTCGACGCCCGCGCGGCGGTGCGGCAGCGCGCACGGGAGGCCGGTCTGGTCGTCACCCCGCCCGTGCCCGCGCGCCCCGAGCCGCGGGACCGGGTCATCGCGTCGACGCGCGGTGCCGGCACCTCGGTCGGCGAGGCGTTGGCTGCGGAGCGCGACGCGTCGTGA
- a CDS encoding DUF1707 SHOCT-like domain-containing protein, producing the protein MAPPQPDDHQPDDHLRASDQDRHRVAEQLHAAAAEGRISLDELGERLGTLYAARTYGELVPLTRDLPVEVTGRRVAPAPVPAGATGPSTSVAIMSGCHRSGEWIVPERHHAVALMGGIELDLTHARFAGPEVTITAVAIMGGIEITVPEHLDVVVDGFGLMGGFDGRGAGARSGGPRVRITGLAFWGGVEVKRAAPELDRTRKELRP; encoded by the coding sequence GTGGCCCCACCCCAGCCGGACGACCACCAGCCGGACGATCACCTGCGGGCGTCGGACCAGGACCGGCACCGCGTCGCCGAACAGCTCCACGCCGCCGCGGCCGAGGGGCGCATCAGCCTCGACGAGCTCGGCGAGCGCCTCGGGACCCTCTACGCCGCGCGCACCTACGGCGAGCTCGTCCCGCTGACGCGCGACCTGCCCGTCGAGGTCACCGGGCGGCGCGTCGCACCGGCGCCGGTGCCCGCGGGCGCCACCGGGCCGTCGACCTCGGTCGCGATCATGAGCGGTTGCCACCGCTCCGGCGAGTGGATCGTGCCGGAGCGCCACCACGCCGTCGCGCTGATGGGCGGCATCGAGCTCGACCTGACCCACGCGCGGTTCGCCGGCCCGGAGGTCACCATCACCGCGGTGGCGATCATGGGCGGCATCGAGATCACCGTCCCCGAGCACCTCGACGTCGTGGTCGACGGGTTCGGCCTCATGGGCGGGTTCGACGGCCGGGGTGCCGGTGCGCGGTCCGGCGGGCCGCGGGTGCGGATCACCGGCCTGGCGTTCTGGGGCGGCGTCGAGGTGAAGCGGGCGGCGCCCGAGCTGGACCGGACGCGCAAGGAGCTCAGACCCTAG
- a CDS encoding enoyl-CoA hydratase/isomerase family protein: MDYDRFPALRVERPEEAILEIVLDGPNLNAVGADAHGQLADIWTAIDRDDSVRAVLVRGAGKGFSAGGSFDLIESMVADTAVRTRVMREARDLVYNVVNCSKPVVSAIHGPAVGAGLAVAMLADISVAGRNAKIVDGHTRLGVAAGDHAVINWPLLCGMAKAKYYLLTCDVLTGEEAERIGLVSLCVDDDQVHARALEVARKLAAASPSAVQFTKQALNNWYRAAGPSFDASLALEFYGFGLDDVREGVAAHREKRAPDFG; this comes from the coding sequence GTGGACTACGACCGTTTCCCCGCCCTGCGCGTCGAGCGGCCCGAGGAGGCGATCCTGGAGATCGTCCTCGACGGCCCCAACCTGAACGCCGTCGGCGCCGACGCCCACGGCCAGCTCGCCGACATCTGGACCGCGATCGACCGCGACGACTCCGTCCGCGCCGTCCTCGTCCGCGGCGCCGGCAAGGGGTTCTCGGCGGGCGGGTCGTTCGACCTGATCGAGTCGATGGTCGCCGACACCGCCGTGCGCACCCGCGTCATGCGCGAGGCCCGCGATCTCGTCTACAACGTCGTCAACTGCTCCAAGCCCGTCGTGTCGGCGATCCACGGGCCCGCCGTCGGAGCGGGGCTCGCGGTGGCGATGCTGGCCGACATTTCCGTCGCCGGACGGAACGCGAAGATCGTCGACGGCCACACGCGCCTCGGCGTCGCGGCCGGCGACCACGCGGTGATCAACTGGCCGCTGCTGTGCGGCATGGCCAAGGCCAAGTACTACCTCCTGACCTGCGACGTCCTCACCGGCGAGGAGGCCGAGCGGATCGGCCTGGTCTCGCTGTGCGTCGACGACGACCAGGTGCACGCCCGCGCGCTGGAGGTGGCGCGGAAGCTGGCGGCGGCCTCGCCGAGCGCGGTGCAGTTCACCAAGCAGGCGCTGAACAACTGGTACCGCGCCGCCGGCCCGTCCTTCGACGCGTCGCTGGCGCTGGAGTTCTACGGCTTCGGCCTGGACGACGTGCGGGAGGGTGTGGCGGCCCACCGGGAGAAGCGGGCGCCGGACTTCGGCTGA
- a CDS encoding sensor histidine kinase: MDRIARSYAYLLAGFPLGIAAFVVVVTGTAAGAGTLVVWVGLPVLVAVLAAARGFAAAERALVRAAGIALPAHHHREPRGRGIGRLWSRLADAQSWRDLLHAVVAFPLHVVTFSVALAWGVGAVGGVTSAAWLWSIPRDDGVSGLFGLVTGISSLAAEIASTTLAGVLLLVTLPLVLRVLVAAQAGLARALLTNEAVALRERAAALESSRRSAVQAEAQTLRRVERDLHDGPQQRLVRLTMDLEAVARRLDDDPERARPLVAGALVQSREALAELRALSRGIAPPILADRGLGPALAAAAARCPTPVVLDVDLPDGLRMPEAVESTAYFVVTEALTNVAKHAGASQCVVVVGVDGDRVLVQVRDDGRGGAHPGKGHGLAGLADRLAAVEGALDLVSPAGGPTVLTAEIPLVGVG, translated from the coding sequence ATGGATCGCATCGCACGCAGCTACGCCTACCTCCTCGCCGGGTTCCCGCTGGGGATCGCGGCGTTCGTCGTGGTCGTGACGGGCACGGCGGCCGGGGCGGGCACGCTCGTCGTGTGGGTCGGGCTGCCGGTGCTGGTCGCCGTGCTGGCCGCGGCGCGCGGGTTCGCCGCTGCCGAGCGCGCGCTGGTCCGCGCCGCCGGGATCGCCCTGCCCGCCCACCACCACCGGGAGCCGCGGGGGCGGGGGATCGGGCGGCTGTGGTCGCGCCTTGCCGACGCCCAGTCCTGGCGCGACCTGCTGCACGCCGTCGTCGCCTTCCCCCTGCACGTCGTCACGTTCTCGGTGGCGCTCGCGTGGGGCGTCGGCGCGGTGGGCGGGGTGACGTCGGCCGCGTGGCTGTGGTCGATCCCGCGCGACGACGGCGTCTCCGGGCTGTTCGGGCTGGTCACCGGCATCTCCTCCCTCGCCGCGGAGATCGCCTCCACGACCCTCGCGGGCGTGCTCCTGCTGGTCACGCTGCCGCTGGTCCTGCGCGTGCTGGTCGCCGCGCAGGCGGGGCTCGCCCGGGCCCTGCTGACGAACGAGGCGGTGGCGCTGCGGGAGCGCGCGGCGGCGCTGGAGTCGAGCCGGCGCTCGGCGGTGCAGGCGGAGGCGCAGACCCTGCGGCGCGTCGAGCGCGACCTGCACGACGGCCCGCAGCAGCGGCTCGTCCGCCTGACCATGGACCTGGAGGCCGTCGCCCGCCGCCTCGACGACGACCCCGAGCGCGCCCGCCCGCTCGTCGCCGGGGCGCTCGTGCAGAGCCGCGAGGCGCTCGCGGAGCTCCGGGCGCTCTCGCGCGGCATCGCGCCGCCGATCCTCGCCGACCGCGGGCTGGGCCCGGCGCTGGCCGCCGCGGCCGCCCGCTGCCCGACGCCGGTGGTGCTCGACGTCGACCTCCCCGACGGCCTCCGCATGCCCGAGGCGGTCGAGAGCACGGCCTACTTCGTCGTCACCGAGGCGCTCACGAACGTGGCGAAGCACGCGGGGGCGTCGCAGTGCGTGGTCGTCGTGGGCGTCGACGGCGACCGCGTGCTGGTGCAGGTCCGCGACGACGGGCGCGGCGGCGCGCACCCCGGCAAGGGCCACGGGCTCGCCGGGCTGGCCGACCGGCTCGCCGCCGTGGAGGGTGCGCTCGACCTCGTGAGCCCGGCCGGCGGGCCCACGGTGCTGACGGCGGAGATCCCGCTGGTGGGGGTGGGATGA
- a CDS encoding LuxR C-terminal-related transcriptional regulator — MPDLERAAERIARLTAGPHDLATLWHEATDVLAGAVPHFWAPCWYTLDPASLLMTSHVHDGMPEFPAEWLHAEYLGDDVHRLADVTRSATGISTLHEATGGDPSSSPRWHANMEMGGDQELILGLRTRGGEVWGALGLYRAPGAPVFDRAEKEFLTAVAPRLAEGARRALLVGEAVDPEGPEAPGLVVLDERLEVRSTTPAVDRWLAELPDGDPGAGRLPTAVLSVAARALRGGGTTAMARVLSRGGSWLVLHGAPLGPPADRQVAVIVEAAHPARILPLLMAAYGLTDRERDVTGLVLRGRSTDRIARELVVSAHTVQQHLKSVFDKTGVRTRRDLVATVFFTHYAPRFRDNEDRVVRGRPVRGGPVSAAAPPPPPAARSAPASGPARRPARPPTTAG; from the coding sequence GTGCCCGACCTGGAGCGCGCCGCCGAGCGCATCGCGCGGCTCACCGCCGGGCCGCACGACCTCGCGACGCTCTGGCACGAGGCGACCGACGTCCTGGCCGGTGCGGTCCCGCACTTCTGGGCGCCGTGCTGGTACACCCTCGACCCGGCGTCGCTGCTGATGACCAGCCACGTCCACGACGGGATGCCGGAGTTCCCCGCGGAGTGGCTGCACGCGGAGTACCTGGGCGACGACGTGCACCGCCTCGCCGACGTGACCCGCAGCGCGACCGGCATCTCGACGCTGCACGAGGCCACCGGCGGCGACCCGAGCAGCAGCCCGCGCTGGCACGCCAACATGGAGATGGGCGGCGACCAGGAGCTGATCCTGGGCCTGCGCACCCGCGGCGGCGAGGTGTGGGGCGCGCTCGGCCTCTACCGCGCGCCCGGCGCGCCGGTGTTCGACCGCGCCGAGAAGGAGTTCCTGACGGCGGTGGCGCCGCGCCTCGCGGAGGGGGCGAGGCGGGCGCTGCTGGTCGGTGAGGCCGTCGACCCTGAGGGGCCGGAGGCGCCCGGGCTGGTGGTGCTCGACGAGCGCCTCGAGGTGCGCTCGACGACCCCGGCGGTCGACCGCTGGCTCGCCGAGCTCCCCGACGGCGACCCCGGCGCCGGACGCCTGCCCACCGCGGTCCTGTCGGTGGCCGCGCGGGCGCTGCGCGGCGGCGGGACGACGGCGATGGCGCGGGTGCTCTCGCGCGGCGGGTCGTGGCTGGTGCTGCACGGGGCGCCGCTCGGGCCGCCCGCCGACCGGCAGGTGGCGGTGATCGTCGAGGCGGCCCACCCCGCCCGGATCCTGCCGCTGCTGATGGCGGCCTACGGCCTCACCGATCGGGAGCGCGACGTGACCGGCCTGGTCCTGCGCGGCCGGTCGACCGACCGCATCGCCCGCGAGCTGGTGGTCTCGGCGCACACCGTGCAGCAGCACCTGAAGTCGGTGTTCGACAAGACCGGCGTGCGGACCCGCCGCGACCTCGTCGCGACCGTCTTCTTCACCCACTACGCCCCGCGCTTCCGCGACAACGAGGACCGCGTCGTGCGGGGCCGGCCGGTGCGCGGCGGGCCGGTCAGCGCAGCCGCGCCACCTCCGCCTCCAGCTGCGCGATCCGCTCCCGCATCGGGGCCAGCGCGTCGACCAGCTCGGCCTCCGACCACCGCGGGGTGA
- a CDS encoding NHL domain-containing thioredoxin family protein codes for MDRTRVRAPQLRGRRWLNTGGVDLSLADLRGKIVLLDFWTFCCVNCLHVLDELRELEERFADVLVVVGVHSPKFVHEADPAAVEAAVERYGVTHPVLDDPDLAMWDAYAARAWPTLVVIDPAGYVVAQMAGEGHAHGLAVLVEELVATHGEALRRGDGPYVPPPEPETALRFPGKVVALDGTFLVSDTAHHQLVELEPDLVTERRRIGTGERGFVDGTSPRFSEPQGLLRLPDGDVLVADAVNHAVRRVRLADGAVSTVAGTGAQLRTRVEVGEGSAELSTPWDLAWWDGRVVVAMAGTHQLWELDPATGDARVLAGTTNEGLRDGPPSDAFFAQPSGLAVDLDGTLWVADSETSALRSVTARPAVGAAVSTAVGLGLFDFGHRDGDAGQALLQHPLGVAVLPDGSVVVADTYNGALRRYDPAARTVSTLARDLREPSDVLVDGDTLVVVESAAHRLVRVPVPASTRVDGAAHRVRRARTDLAPGALTLHVDFVPPTGQHLDARFGDPTSLTVAASPPELLVSGGGTSPGLTRELVLAADGEGVLQVSVAAAACDDGDGVFAACHRYQQDWGIPLRLVPDAPRVLTLPLRSTSVP; via the coding sequence GTGGACCGCACCCGGGTACGCGCGCCGCAGCTGCGCGGGCGTCGCTGGCTGAACACCGGCGGGGTGGACCTCTCGCTCGCCGACCTGCGCGGCAAGATCGTCCTGCTCGACTTCTGGACGTTCTGCTGCGTTAACTGCCTGCACGTCCTCGACGAGCTCCGCGAGCTGGAGGAGCGCTTCGCCGACGTCCTCGTGGTCGTCGGGGTGCACTCGCCGAAGTTCGTGCACGAGGCCGACCCGGCCGCCGTCGAGGCCGCCGTGGAGCGCTACGGCGTCACGCACCCGGTGCTCGACGACCCCGACCTCGCGATGTGGGACGCCTACGCCGCCCGCGCCTGGCCGACGCTCGTCGTGATCGACCCGGCGGGGTACGTCGTCGCGCAGATGGCGGGCGAGGGGCACGCGCACGGGCTGGCGGTGCTCGTCGAGGAGCTGGTCGCGACCCACGGCGAGGCGCTGCGCCGCGGCGACGGACCGTACGTCCCGCCGCCCGAGCCGGAGACGGCGCTGCGCTTCCCCGGCAAGGTCGTCGCGCTCGACGGCACGTTCCTCGTGTCGGACACCGCGCACCACCAGCTCGTGGAGCTGGAGCCCGACCTCGTCACCGAGCGGCGGCGGATCGGCACGGGCGAGCGCGGGTTCGTCGACGGGACGAGCCCGCGGTTCTCCGAGCCCCAGGGCCTGCTCCGGCTCCCCGACGGCGACGTGCTGGTGGCCGACGCGGTGAACCACGCGGTCCGCCGGGTGCGCCTCGCCGACGGCGCGGTGTCGACGGTGGCGGGCACGGGTGCGCAGCTGCGCACGCGGGTGGAGGTCGGGGAGGGCTCCGCCGAGCTGTCGACGCCCTGGGACCTCGCGTGGTGGGACGGGCGCGTCGTCGTCGCGATGGCGGGCACGCACCAGCTGTGGGAGCTCGACCCGGCCACCGGCGACGCGCGGGTGCTGGCGGGCACCACGAACGAGGGGCTGCGCGACGGCCCGCCGTCGGACGCGTTCTTCGCGCAGCCCTCGGGCCTGGCGGTCGACCTCGACGGCACGCTCTGGGTCGCCGACTCCGAGACCTCCGCGCTGCGGTCGGTCACCGCGCGGCCCGCCGTCGGCGCGGCCGTGAGCACGGCCGTCGGCCTCGGGCTGTTCGACTTCGGCCACCGCGACGGCGACGCCGGGCAGGCGCTGCTGCAGCACCCGCTCGGGGTGGCGGTGCTGCCCGACGGGTCGGTCGTCGTCGCCGACACCTACAACGGGGCGCTGCGCCGCTACGACCCCGCCGCCCGCACCGTGTCGACCCTCGCGCGCGACCTGCGGGAGCCCTCGGACGTGCTGGTCGACGGCGACACCCTCGTCGTCGTGGAGTCCGCCGCGCACCGGCTCGTGCGGGTGCCGGTGCCGGCGAGCACCCGCGTCGACGGGGCCGCGCACCGCGTGCGGCGCGCCCGCACCGATCTCGCCCCCGGCGCGCTCACGCTGCACGTCGACTTCGTCCCGCCGACCGGTCAGCACCTCGACGCGCGGTTCGGCGACCCGACCTCGCTCACCGTCGCCGCGTCCCCGCCCGAGCTGCTGGTCTCGGGCGGCGGCACCTCCCCCGGGCTCACGCGCGAGCTCGTCCTCGCCGCCGACGGGGAGGGCGTGCTGCAGGTGAGCGTGGCCGCGGCGGCCTGCGACGACGGCGACGGCGTGTTCGCCGCCTGCCACCGCTACCAGCAGGACTGGGGCATCCCGCTGCGGCTGGTGCCGGACGCGCCGCGGGTGCTGACGCTGCCGCTGCGCAGCACCTCGGTCCCGTAG
- a CDS encoding Fpg/Nei family DNA glycosylase, whose protein sequence is MPELPEVELARTVLEDALDREIASVDDNDDWVCRPHPPGEIARALVGGALTAAHRRGKTMWCETRVGGEAGPDLGIHLGMGGQIVVDGKVGPTGPEHRNPGNRKPEWDRFTVNFADGGVLRLFDKRRLGRVRLDPNLDALGPDAETISREEFRTRVGRGHAAVKARLLDQSVLAGVGNLLADETLWQASTNPARPADELRPKDLDRLYDALESSLKAAIAHGGVHTGEVIPYRNADAACPRCGSHMLHGTVGGRSTWWCAQEQR, encoded by the coding sequence ATGCCCGAACTTCCCGAGGTGGAGCTGGCCCGCACCGTGTTGGAGGACGCGCTGGACCGCGAGATCGCCTCCGTCGACGACAACGACGACTGGGTCTGCCGCCCGCACCCGCCCGGCGAGATCGCGCGGGCGCTGGTCGGCGGCGCGCTGACGGCGGCGCACCGGCGGGGCAAGACGATGTGGTGCGAGACGCGCGTCGGCGGGGAGGCCGGGCCCGACCTGGGCATCCACCTGGGCATGGGCGGGCAGATCGTCGTCGACGGGAAGGTCGGGCCGACCGGGCCCGAGCACCGCAACCCGGGCAACCGCAAGCCCGAGTGGGACCGGTTCACGGTGAACTTCGCCGACGGCGGCGTGCTGCGCCTGTTCGACAAGCGCCGCCTGGGCCGCGTCCGCCTCGACCCGAACCTCGACGCGCTGGGCCCGGACGCCGAGACGATCTCCCGCGAGGAGTTCCGCACCCGCGTCGGGCGCGGGCACGCGGCGGTGAAGGCGCGGCTGCTCGACCAGTCGGTGCTCGCCGGCGTCGGCAACCTGCTCGCCGACGAGACGCTCTGGCAGGCCTCGACGAACCCGGCGCGCCCGGCCGACGAGCTGCGCCCGAAGGACCTCGACCGGCTCTACGACGCGCTGGAGTCGTCGTTGAAGGCGGCCATCGCGCACGGCGGCGTGCACACCGGCGAGGTCATCCCGTACCGCAACGCCGACGCCGCCTGCCCGCGCTGCGGCTCGCACATGCTGCACGGCACCGTCGGCGGCCGGTCGACGTGGTGGTGCGCGCAGGAGCAGCGCTAG
- a CDS encoding C40 family peptidase translates to MPFLRAAFGALVLAVVVGGVPAAGPAGIVPGSVPLVADPAPEAAVFSADRAAEVAASAVGAALDQLGTPYEWGGDGPAAGDTGFDCSGLTHHAYAVAGVAIPRTAHTQYYAGAGVPDGMPLQPGDLVFYGVPERVYHVGLYLGDGTMVNAPSRGKPVQVAQYRYPGDEYLGATRPASLGDPALLPPRPAPAPAPVPVPESFDAPPAALPDGLRDRVEGVAPRDRSAALGPVTAPAPAAVAAVLPAPVEVPAVPVELPVEVPVEVPLDVSAAAAVLRAAPPVAGFGALRAPADQDDQDEDQDEVDGDEREQPDTTVATRDHLVALGPVDADPDGLPPVVGRVGTLLRVPAEVVDGLRVGDTVEVTEEDVTDDLVVVERRILDAEEAGDTDGPALLAPAADGRWTVLLLG, encoded by the coding sequence GTGCCGTTCCTGCGGGCGGCGTTCGGCGCGCTGGTGCTGGCCGTCGTCGTCGGCGGGGTCCCGGCGGCGGGGCCCGCGGGGATCGTGCCGGGCTCGGTGCCGCTGGTCGCCGACCCCGCGCCGGAGGCCGCGGTGTTCTCGGCCGACCGTGCCGCCGAGGTCGCGGCGTCGGCGGTCGGGGCGGCGCTGGACCAGCTCGGCACACCCTACGAGTGGGGCGGCGACGGGCCGGCCGCGGGCGACACCGGCTTCGACTGCTCCGGCCTCACCCACCACGCCTACGCCGTCGCGGGCGTCGCGATCCCGCGCACCGCGCACACGCAGTACTACGCCGGGGCCGGCGTGCCGGACGGGATGCCGCTGCAGCCCGGTGACCTGGTCTTCTACGGCGTCCCCGAGCGCGTCTACCACGTCGGGCTCTACCTGGGCGACGGGACGATGGTGAACGCGCCCTCGCGCGGGAAGCCGGTGCAGGTGGCGCAGTACCGCTACCCCGGCGACGAGTACCTGGGCGCCACGCGTCCCGCCTCCCTCGGCGACCCCGCGCTCCTGCCGCCGCGCCCCGCGCCCGCTCCCGCCCCGGTCCCGGTGCCGGAGTCGTTCGACGCCCCGCCCGCCGCGCTACCCGACGGCCTGCGCGACCGGGTGGAGGGGGTGGCGCCGCGCGACCGGAGCGCCGCCCTCGGGCCGGTGACGGCCCCCGCCCCGGCGGCGGTGGCGGCGGTGCTCCCGGCTCCGGTCGAGGTGCCGGCGGTGCCGGTCGAGCTGCCGGTCGAGGTCCCGGTCGAGGTCCCGCTCGACGTCTCCGCCGCCGCGGCCGTGCTGCGCGCCGCCCCGCCGGTCGCCGGGTTCGGGGCGCTGCGGGCGCCGGCCGACCAGGACGACCAGGACGAGGACCAGGACGAGGTCGACGGGGACGAGCGGGAGCAGCCCGACACCACCGTCGCCACCCGCGACCACCTCGTCGCCCTGGGCCCGGTCGACGCCGACCCCGACGGCCTGCCGCCAGTTGTCGGGCGGGTCGGGACGCTGCTGCGGGTGCCGGCCGAGGTCGTCGACGGGCTGCGGGTCGGCGACACCGTGGAGGTCACGGAAGAGGACGTCACCGATGACCTGGTGGTCGTGGAGCGCCGCATTCTCGACGCCGAGGAGGCCGGCGACACCGACGGCCCCGCCCTGCTCGCCCCGGCCGCCGACGGCCGCTGGACCGTGCTCCTGCTCGGCTGA
- a CDS encoding type II toxin-antitoxin system VapC family toxin: MIVLYADTSAVVGAYLADEPGHDELAATLFDGADPVVTSELTRVEFAGAVTAAVRAGRLREGTALLDRFDADCRDDGPLLMLGLDAAQVLPLARRLVVEHRLRTLDALHLAAALTAGAALADEVVLLSRDVRQVPAATELGLAVR, from the coding sequence GTGATCGTGCTGTACGCCGACACGAGCGCCGTGGTCGGCGCCTACCTGGCGGACGAGCCCGGGCACGACGAGCTCGCCGCGACCCTGTTCGACGGCGCCGACCCGGTCGTGACGAGCGAGCTGACCCGCGTCGAGTTCGCCGGCGCCGTCACGGCCGCCGTGCGGGCGGGCCGGCTGCGGGAGGGCACGGCGCTGCTCGACCGGTTCGACGCCGACTGCCGCGACGACGGCCCCCTGCTGATGCTGGGGCTCGACGCGGCACAGGTGCTGCCGCTCGCCCGGCGCCTCGTTGTCGAGCACCGCCTGCGCACCCTCGACGCCCTGCACCTCGCGGCCGCGCTCACCGCGGGGGCGGCGCTGGCCGACGAGGTGGTCCTGCTCAGTCGTGACGTGCGGCAGGTGCCGGCGGCGACGGAGCTGGGCCTCGCGGTGCGCTGA
- a CDS encoding cupin domain-containing protein: MTTPRVLGPHDGDITSLAGVRDRFMIDGKDTGGRFALVQHLFEPRALAAPMHRHRDEDEYTYVLTGRIGAVLDGQEVVAEPGDLLFKPRDQWHTFWNAGDEPASVLELISPAGLEELFRSFADLTAEPSPDELAALAERFGCDLDFAATGPVMERHGLVF; the protein is encoded by the coding sequence ATGACGACGCCTCGCGTACTCGGACCGCACGACGGGGACATCACGTCTCTCGCCGGCGTGCGGGACCGCTTCATGATCGACGGCAAGGACACGGGCGGCCGCTTCGCCCTGGTCCAGCACCTGTTCGAGCCCCGTGCCCTGGCGGCGCCGATGCACCGCCACCGCGACGAGGACGAGTACACCTACGTGCTCACCGGCCGGATCGGGGCGGTGCTGGACGGGCAGGAGGTCGTCGCGGAGCCCGGTGACCTGCTGTTCAAGCCGCGCGACCAGTGGCACACGTTCTGGAACGCGGGCGACGAGCCGGCGAGCGTCCTGGAGCTGATCTCCCCCGCGGGCCTCGAGGAGCTGTTCCGCTCGTTCGCCGACCTCACCGCGGAGCCCTCGCCCGACGAGCTCGCGGCGCTGGCCGAGCGGTTCGGGTGCGACCTCGACTTCGCCGCCACCGGTCCGGTCATGGAGCGGCACGGGCTCGTGTTCTAG
- a CDS encoding PASTA domain-containing protein, giving the protein MTLRSLPVLLGVLLAAAACAAPSPAPAPAPSPATVAPVPAPAATAAAPAAAEPAATSWVMPDLVGANLQDAQNAIQSLTDFAIPVTTSTDATGAGRQQVLDRNWTVCAQSVSPGETITSSTAIDFAAVKEEENC; this is encoded by the coding sequence GTGACCCTCCGATCGCTCCCCGTCCTCCTCGGCGTCCTGCTCGCGGCTGCCGCCTGCGCGGCGCCCTCCCCCGCCCCGGCCCCCGCGCCCTCCCCGGCCACGGTCGCCCCCGTCCCTGCCCCGGCTGCGACCGCGGCCGCACCCGCCGCCGCAGAGCCGGCGGCGACGAGCTGGGTGATGCCCGACCTCGTCGGCGCGAACCTGCAGGACGCCCAGAACGCGATCCAGTCCCTGACCGACTTCGCCATCCCCGTCACCACATCCACCGACGCGACCGGCGCGGGGCGTCAGCAGGTGCTCGACCGCAACTGGACGGTCTGCGCCCAGAGCGTCTCCCCCGGCGAGACCATCACGAGCAGCACGGCCATCGACTTCGCGGCGGTGAAGGAGGAGGAGAACTGCTGA